The following coding sequences lie in one Rutidosis leptorrhynchoides isolate AG116_Rl617_1_P2 chromosome 6, CSIRO_AGI_Rlap_v1, whole genome shotgun sequence genomic window:
- the LOC139854265 gene encoding aluminum-activated malate transporter 10-like → MSLLSHCNFCYFTILPVTFYLHLTELSIWDSSKRKTRLLNWDIGSYDDICYKYTTLQANLATWEPAHGCFKFQHPWKQYLKVGASTRRCAYCIETLSGFIDSEDQAPELVKKHFKEVCMKLSSCSSRVLRELATTMRTMTKSTKTESFIQDMNASVQIIQNMFKDLSNQAILLAEHEKNSRTCKGDAIQKTDIVPIMERFPIATIASLLIEISERVQNIVIKVDEVAVQAEFEVVIYKKKKVNETDI, encoded by the exons atgtcattaTTATCACACTGTAACTTTTGTTACTTTACAATTTTACCCGTAACTTTTTACCTACATTT AACTGAACTATCAATTTGGGACAGCTCAAAAAGGAAAACTAGACTATTAAATTGGGACATAGGGAGTTATGATGATATATGCTATAAATATACGACTCTGCAGGCCAATTTAGCGACATGGGAGCCTGCTCACGGATGTTTCAAGTTTCAACATCCATGGAAACAATACCTTAAAGTTGGCGCCTCAACACGAAGATGTGCTTACTGCATCGAGACTCTAAGTGGTTTCATCGATTCAGAAGATCAG GCACCAGAGTTGGTAAAGAAGCATTTCAAAGAAGTATGCATGAAACTAAGCTCATGCTCTTCAAGAGTCTTAAGAGAATTAGCTACAACGATGAGAACAATGACAAAGTCAACTAAAACAGAGTCTTTCATACAAGATATGAATGCTTCAGTACAAATTATCCAAAATATGTTCAAAGATTTATCAAATCAAGCAATATTGCTAGCGGAACACGAAAAAAATTCAAGAACTTGCAAAGGCGACGCAATACAAAAAACTGATATAGTGCCAATAATGGAGAGATTCCCAATTGCTACAATTGCATCATTATTGATAGAGATTTCAGAACGCGTTCAAAACATTGTCATCAAAGTAGATGAGGTGGCGGTACAAGCAGAATTCGAAGTcgttatttacaaaaaaaaaaaagtaaacgaaACAGACATTTAA
- the LOC139852397 gene encoding protein LEAD-SENSITIVE 1-like, with translation MGLISNRVDRSEIKAGDHIYTYRAVFAYSHHGIYVGGNKVVHFTHFTSDRETSSSTDTPSGSNNEMTNIPSPCPTYPDCGFRQPKSGVVLSCLDCFLRNGALYSFEYGVTPTVFLAKVRGGSCTTATSDYPDVVIHRAMYLLQNGFGNYDVFQRNCEDFALYCKTGILTIENLGIGTSGQASSLFGAPLAAILSSPFKFLIPSPVGVATVTAGMYCMSRYATDIGVRTDVVKVAVEDLAINLGWMDGIKEALQENEALSQKNKEVIHID, from the exons ATGGGGCTAATTTCAAACAGAGTTGATAGAAGTGAGATAAAAGCAGGCGATCATATCTATACTTACAGAGCTGTATTTGCGTATTCGCACCATG GTATCTATGTTGGAGGTAATAAAGTGGTACATTTCACACACTTTACCTCTGATCGTGAAACGAGTTCGAGCACCGACACCCCTTCCGGTTCAAACAATGAAATGACTAATATACCCTCCCCATGTCCAACATATCCCGACTGTGGATTTCGCCAACCCAAAAGTGGAGTTGTCCTCTCATGCTTAGACTGTTTCCTACGAAACGGGGCCCTTTACAGCTTCGAATATGGTGTAACCCCAACTGTATTTCTCGCCAAAGTACGAGGTGGCAGTTGCACCACTGCCACATCAGACTACCCCGACGTAGTCATCCATCGAGCCATGTATTTACTTCAAAACGGATTCGGGAACTACGATGTGTTTCAACGTAATTGCGAGGATTTTGCTTTGTACTGCAAGACTGGGATACTGACTATTGAGAATCTAGGAATTGGAACGAGCGGCCAAGCTTCTTCTCTATTTGGTGCACCGTTGGCAGCTATTTTATCTTCCCCGTTTAAGTTTTTAATCCCGAGTCCAGTTGGCGTTGCGACTGTGACAGCTGGCATGTATTGTATGAGCCGATATGCTACTGATATAGGTGTTCGAACTGATGTTGTTAAAGTTGCTGTCGAAGATTTGGCTATCAACCTTGGCTGGATGGATGGTATCAAAGAAGCATTGCAAGAAAATGAAGCTTTAAGCCAGAAAAATAAAGAGGTAATTCATATTGATTAA
- the LOC139855932 gene encoding serine/arginine-rich splicing factor RS31 — protein MKPVFVGNFEYETRQSDLEKLFGRYGRVDRVDMKSGFAFVYFDDERDAEDAIHALDNSPFGYDRRRLSVEWARGERGRHRDGSKSMANQRPTKTLFIINFDPVNTRVSDIEKHYKPYGNVLHVRIRRNFAFVQFETQEEATEALERTHMSKILDRVVSVEYALRDDSERRSRSISPRRGNGRRGDSPYRRGRPSPDYGRRDDSPYRRGRPSPDYGRASSPVYDRYSGPSNDRSRSPAYGRYRSRSPVRRSRT, from the exons ATGAAGCCGGTTTTCGTTGGAAATTTCGAGTACGAAACTCGTCAATCGGATCTCGAGAAATTGTTTGGCAGATATGGAAGGGTTGATCGTGTTGATATGAAATCTG GATTTGCGTTTGTTTACTTTGATGACGAGCGTGATGCTGAAGATGCAATTCATGCTCTTGATAATTCTCCTTTTGGATATGACAGGCGCAGGTTGTCTGTTGAGTGGGCCAGG GGTGAGCGTGGTCGGCATCGTGATGGGTCCAAGTCTATGGCGAACCAAAGACCTACTAAGACACTGTTCATAATCAACTTTGACCCAGTCAACACGAGGGTTAGTGATATCGAAAAGCACTACAAGCCTTATGGAAATGTTCTCCATGTTCGGATCAGGCGCAACTTTGCATTTGTGCAGTTCGAAACACAAGAAGAGGCCACAGAAGCTTTGGAGCGCACTCACATGAG TAAAATATTGGACAGGGTGGTATCTGTAGAGTATGCTTTAAGGGATGATAGTGAAAGAAGATCCCGTTCTATCAGCCCTAGAAGAGGTAATGGTCGTCGAGGTGATAGTCCTTATAGGAGAGGACGCCCGAGTCCTGATTATGGTCGTCGAGATGATAGTCCTTATAGGAGAGGACGGCCAAGTCCTGATTATGGGCGTGCTTCGAGCCCCGTGTACGATAGGTACAGTGGACCATCTAATGATAGGTCTAGGAGCCCTGCATATGGAAGGTACCGCag TCGATCCCCTGTTCGAAGGTCGAGGACTTGA